The Anopheles coluzzii chromosome 2, AcolN3, whole genome shotgun sequence genome window below encodes:
- the LOC120951206 gene encoding uncharacterized protein LOC120951206 isoform X2 — translation MFLPIVVITLSALLHGATARCRVYLNGNLTQPHPPLFIKQYGNNQQYDLLQPTGPFFEWRQADSIIFACSPAKNVLNNTGNGKATFSCFEGQDLTLNDNLNRIAFNEISCSSAVSGAIKPSNVSCGNKAGRLYNIGFEVEGTEFINYFQVCYDLTKSSALYSQHQILGKIISQAQINNNRPSFKLGGLKSTVRLASVYTQRHQLEHFSTILGSAEHASKFIDSTSYLAKGHLTPDGDAVLDSWAGATYFFINAVPEWQVVNGGNWLRVENAARKVAIQLNDTVDVYSGVYDVLQLPNKKGNLVSLSLGDDGVVPVPKWLWKVVVHRPSNKGIVLITLNNPFATSAETLCEDICSRYGWNQKEFQDLRKGFTYCCSVSEAQKSITLISKSIKCNSVLALR, via the exons ATGTTCTTACCCATCGTTGTGATAACGTTATCTGCGCTTTTGCACGGTGCTACCGCCA GATGTCGCGTGTACTTGAACGGGAATCTCACCCAACCCCACCCGCCGTTGTTTATAAAGCAGTACGGCAACAACCAGCAGTATGACCTTTTGCAGCCTACGGGACCGTTTTTCGAATGGCGTCAGGCGGATTCAATTATATTTGCATGTTCACCAGCTAAAAACGTCCTCAACAACA CTGGCAACGGAAAAGCAACTTTTTCATGCTTCGAAGGACAAGACTTAACTCTAAACGACAATTTAAATCGAATCGCTTTCAATGAAATCAGTTGTAGCTCAGCCGTTTCGGGAGCAATCAAACCTTCGAATGTGTCCTGTGGCAATAAAGCAGGTCGGCTGTACAACATAGGCTTCGAAGTGGAAGGCACAGAATTCATCAACTACTTTCAAGTGTGCTACGATTTAACGAAATCGTCCGCTCTCTACAGTCAGCATCAAATTCTGGGGAAAATCATAAGCC AAGcacaaatcaacaacaaccgaCCATCGTTCAAACTTGGTGGATTAAAATCGACCGTGCGCTTAGCTTCCGTTTACACTCAAAGACATCAGCTAGAGCACTTTTCCACAATTCTTGGCTCGGCGGAGCATGCCAGCAAGTTTATTGATTCAACCTCGTATCTGGCCAAGGGTCATCTGACGCCAGATGGTGACGCAGTGCTTGATAGTTGGGCTGGAGCAACTTACTTCTTTATAAATGCTGTTCCGGAATGGCAG GTTGTAAACGGTGGCAACTGGTTGCGTGTAGAGAATGCAGCTCGTAAAGTGGCTATACAGTTGAATGATACCGTAGACGTATACAGCGGTGTGTACGACGTCCTCCAGCTGCCGAACAAGAAAGGTAATCTGGTTTCGTTGAGTTTGGGCGATGACGGTGTTGTACCAGTTCCAAAATGGCTATGGAAGGTAGTAGTTCATCGGCCCAGCAATAAGGGTATTGTCCTCATCACACTAAACAATCCATTTGCCACCAGCGCAGAAACTTTATGCGAAGACATATGCTCACGATATGGCTGGAATCAGAAAGAATTTCAGGATTTACGAAAAGGGTTCACGTACTGTTGCAGTGTATCCGAAGCTCAGAAATCAATCACTCTGATTTCCAAGTCAATAAAATGTAACAGTGTTCTGGCCTTGAGATAG
- the LOC120951206 gene encoding uncharacterized protein LOC120951206 isoform X1, giving the protein MRPENIQLSTSGIDIRQLIGHSRCRVYLNGNLTQPHPPLFIKQYGNNQQYDLLQPTGPFFEWRQADSIIFACSPAKNVLNNTGNGKATFSCFEGQDLTLNDNLNRIAFNEISCSSAVSGAIKPSNVSCGNKAGRLYNIGFEVEGTEFINYFQVCYDLTKSSALYSQHQILGKIISQAQINNNRPSFKLGGLKSTVRLASVYTQRHQLEHFSTILGSAEHASKFIDSTSYLAKGHLTPDGDAVLDSWAGATYFFINAVPEWQVVNGGNWLRVENAARKVAIQLNDTVDVYSGVYDVLQLPNKKGNLVSLSLGDDGVVPVPKWLWKVVVHRPSNKGIVLITLNNPFATSAETLCEDICSRYGWNQKEFQDLRKGFTYCCSVSEAQKSITLISKSIKCNSVLALR; this is encoded by the exons ATGCGCCCGGAGAACATACAGTTGTCAACATCAGGAATTGACATTCGCCAACTAATTGGGCATTCCC GATGTCGCGTGTACTTGAACGGGAATCTCACCCAACCCCACCCGCCGTTGTTTATAAAGCAGTACGGCAACAACCAGCAGTATGACCTTTTGCAGCCTACGGGACCGTTTTTCGAATGGCGTCAGGCGGATTCAATTATATTTGCATGTTCACCAGCTAAAAACGTCCTCAACAACA CTGGCAACGGAAAAGCAACTTTTTCATGCTTCGAAGGACAAGACTTAACTCTAAACGACAATTTAAATCGAATCGCTTTCAATGAAATCAGTTGTAGCTCAGCCGTTTCGGGAGCAATCAAACCTTCGAATGTGTCCTGTGGCAATAAAGCAGGTCGGCTGTACAACATAGGCTTCGAAGTGGAAGGCACAGAATTCATCAACTACTTTCAAGTGTGCTACGATTTAACGAAATCGTCCGCTCTCTACAGTCAGCATCAAATTCTGGGGAAAATCATAAGCC AAGcacaaatcaacaacaaccgaCCATCGTTCAAACTTGGTGGATTAAAATCGACCGTGCGCTTAGCTTCCGTTTACACTCAAAGACATCAGCTAGAGCACTTTTCCACAATTCTTGGCTCGGCGGAGCATGCCAGCAAGTTTATTGATTCAACCTCGTATCTGGCCAAGGGTCATCTGACGCCAGATGGTGACGCAGTGCTTGATAGTTGGGCTGGAGCAACTTACTTCTTTATAAATGCTGTTCCGGAATGGCAG GTTGTAAACGGTGGCAACTGGTTGCGTGTAGAGAATGCAGCTCGTAAAGTGGCTATACAGTTGAATGATACCGTAGACGTATACAGCGGTGTGTACGACGTCCTCCAGCTGCCGAACAAGAAAGGTAATCTGGTTTCGTTGAGTTTGGGCGATGACGGTGTTGTACCAGTTCCAAAATGGCTATGGAAGGTAGTAGTTCATCGGCCCAGCAATAAGGGTATTGTCCTCATCACACTAAACAATCCATTTGCCACCAGCGCAGAAACTTTATGCGAAGACATATGCTCACGATATGGCTGGAATCAGAAAGAATTTCAGGATTTACGAAAAGGGTTCACGTACTGTTGCAGTGTATCCGAAGCTCAGAAATCAATCACTCTGATTTCCAAGTCAATAAAATGTAACAGTGTTCTGGCCTTGAGATAG